The following nucleotide sequence is from Candidatus Rokuibacteriota bacterium.
GGGCTCGCGGCGGACCGCGCGTACATGCTGGCGGGGACGCGCGAGGGGGACGAGCGGCCGACGGCCATGGTGCGCCTGAGCGAGCTGAACTTCGGCGCCTACCCGATGGGCAACGGACTGAGCCGCCTGGCGAGCCGGTTTCTCCGCGAGCCCGGGCAGGTCGAGAAGCTCAAGACGCTCATCGGGGCGGACCTGGACGCCGGGGCCGCAGCGGAGGCCGGCCTCGTCACGTTCACGCCCGACGACATCGACTGGGACGACGAGGTGCGTCTGGCGATCGAGGGCCGCGCAGCCCTGTCCCCGGACGCGCTGACGGGCCTGGAGGCCTCCCTGCGCTTTGGCGGGCCCGAGACCCTCGAGACCAAGATCTTCGGCCGCCTGTCGGCCTGGCAGAACTGGATCTTCCAGCGGCCCAACGCCGTCGGCCCCAAGGGGGCGCTCTCGGTGTACGGCACGGGCCGGCGCAGCGATTTCGACTGGAGGAGAGTGTGATGGCCGCGGTCGACTATCTGGAGCGGATTCCGAACAACGTCAACCTGAAGGAAAACCGGCGCCTCCTGCGTGCCCTCGAGGAGTGGCAACCGAAGTTCCTCGAGTGGTGGGCGGAGATGGGCCCGGTCGGCTTCCAGGCGAAGCAGGTCTACCTCCGCACCGCTGTCAGCGTGGACAAGGACGGCTGGGCGCAGTTCGGCTACCTGAAGATGCCGGAGTATCGCTGGGGCATCTTCCTCGCCGAGCCGGAGCCCGGCCGGCCGATCAGCTTCGGCGACCACCAGGGCCAGCCCGCCTGGCAGGAGGTGCCCGGCGAGTACCGGGGCACGCTGCGCCGGCTGGTCGTGACCCAGGGCGACACCGAGCCGGCCTCGGTCGAGCAGCAGCGGCACCTGGGGCGGACCTGCCCGTCGCTCTACGACCTGCGGAACCTCTTTCAGGTCAACGTGGAGGAGGGCCGTCACCTCTGGGCCATGGTCTACCTGCTCCACGCCTACTTCGGTCGCGACGGCCGGGAGGAGGCCGAGGCGCTCCTCCAGCGGCGCTCGGGCGATCGCGACAAGCCGCGCATCCTCGGCGCGTTCAACGAGAAAACGCCGGACTGGCTCTCCTACTACATGTTCACCTACTTCACCGACCGGGACGGCAAGTACCAGCTCGCGGCGCTCGCCGAGAGCGGGTTCGACCCGCTGTCGCGCACGTGCCGCTTCATGCTGACCGAGGAGGCCCACCACATGTTCGTCGGCGAGACCGGCATCGGGCGCATCGCCCAGCGGACGTGCGAGTTGATGCGCGAGCACCGGACCGACGACGTGCGCCGGTTCGGGGGGATCGACCTGCGGACGCTCCAGAAGTACCTCAACTTCCACTACTCGGTGTCGCTCGACCTGTTCGGCTCCGAGGTCTCGACCAACGCCGCCAACTTCTACACGATGGGTGTCAAGGGCCGCTTCGACGAGACCAAGAAGGATGACGACCACCTGCTGAAGGACGGGACCTACCAGGTCACGATGCTCGAGGGCGATCGGATCGTGACCCATCAGCTGCCGGCGCTGCCCGCGCTGAACGAGCGGCTGCGCGACGATTACATCGCGGATTGTGCCCGGGGCGTCGCGCGCTGGAACCAGACCATCCAGCGCCACGGCATCGACTTCGAGCTGGCGCTGCCGCACCGGGGCTTTCACCGGGCCATTGGCTGCTTCGCCGGGGTCAGGGTGTCGCCGGACGGCCGGATCATCGGCGAGGCCGAGTGGGAGGCCGAGAAGCGCGAGTGGCTGCCGACCGAGGAGGACGAGGTCTTCGTGCAGGGCCTGATGCAGCCCGTCACCGAGCCCGGGAAGTTCGCCAACTGGATCGCGCCGCCGCCGCGCGGGATCAACGGCCAGCCCATCGACTTCGAATACGTCCGCCTGACCTGATTCAGCTTGGAGGTCGGCCCTCGGGGGCCGTGGGGGGAGGCGTTGGAAGGGGGGCGACGCCCCCCTTCGAGTGAAAGGAGGGTTCGATGGCGATCAAGGTGCTGAAGCCGAAGGAGCTGGGCCAGCCGCTGGGCATGTACTCCCACGGGGTCGCCGCGCGGGGCAGCGAGCTGGTCGTCGTGGCGGGCCAGGTCGGGATCGATGGGGCCGGACGCCTCGCCGGGATGGACGTCGTCTCGCAGACCAGGCAGGCCCTTGAGAATGTCCGGATCGTCCTCGCTGCAGCGGGCTGCACGCTGCGGGACGCGGTCCGGTTCCAGACCTTCCTCACGCGGGCCGAAGACATCGACGGCTTCATGCAGGCCCGCCGGGAAGTCTTTCCCCGCTACTTCGCCGACGGCACCTACCCGCCGAACACGCTCGTCGTCGTCTCGCGCCTCGTCCGGCCCGAGCTGCTCGTCGAGATCGAGGCAATGGCGCTCAAGCCGATCCCCGCCGCGCCCCCGAGGCGTAAGGCGAAAGCGGCACCGCGAGGAGCCCGGGCCGCCCGCCGGCGCCGTTGAGCCTGGCGTCAGGAGGAGGAGCAGTGTCATGACCACGCCCGTGATCGAGATCCCTGATCGGTTCAACGCCGCAACCTTCTTCGTGGACCGGAACGTCGCCGAGGGCCGGGGCGGCAAGATCGCCTTCTTCTGCGAGGACCGCGCCGTCACCTACGGCCAGATCCAGGAGCTGGCGAACCGGGTCGGAAACGCGCTCCGCGACCTCGGGGTCGAGCTGGAGCACCGGGTCCTGCTCCTCCTCCTGGATGGTCCCGAGTTCGTCGCTGCCTTCTTCGGCGCCGTCAAGACCG
It contains:
- the boxB gene encoding benzoyl-CoA 2,3-epoxidase subunit BoxB, with the translated sequence MAAVDYLERIPNNVNLKENRRLLRALEEWQPKFLEWWAEMGPVGFQAKQVYLRTAVSVDKDGWAQFGYLKMPEYRWGIFLAEPEPGRPISFGDHQGQPAWQEVPGEYRGTLRRLVVTQGDTEPASVEQQRHLGRTCPSLYDLRNLFQVNVEEGRHLWAMVYLLHAYFGRDGREEAEALLQRRSGDRDKPRILGAFNEKTPDWLSYYMFTYFTDRDGKYQLAALAESGFDPLSRTCRFMLTEEAHHMFVGETGIGRIAQRTCELMREHRTDDVRRFGGIDLRTLQKYLNFHYSVSLDLFGSEVSTNAANFYTMGVKGRFDETKKDDDHLLKDGTYQVTMLEGDRIVTHQLPALPALNERLRDDYIADCARGVARWNQTIQRHGIDFELALPHRGFHRAIGCFAGVRVSPDGRIIGEAEWEAEKREWLPTEEDEVFVQGLMQPVTEPGKFANWIAPPPRGINGQPIDFEYVRLT
- a CDS encoding RidA family protein, with the protein product MAIKVLKPKELGQPLGMYSHGVAARGSELVVVAGQVGIDGAGRLAGMDVVSQTRQALENVRIVLAAAGCTLRDAVRFQTFLTRAEDIDGFMQARREVFPRYFADGTYPPNTLVVVSRLVRPELLVEIEAMALKPIPAAPPRRKAKAAPRGARAARRRR